The DNA segment TTTCATTATCATGGTGAACTTAATCAAAAGACACTCTATCAACAAACAGTAACTTAATTAATCATATCCCCTGTTTCTTTCCTACTGTTGACTGCTGTCTAGATTGAAATAAGGCAGCCTGGTGGGGGATTAATAGTGGGTCCGCTGCCCCTCCACTCCTTGTTTGCGCCGCTGTGGCAGTTGCAGCACGACGCCTGGCATTCTGAACTGAGCATCAACAGCTTCATTCATGACCCTCGAATTCACCATTGTTGAACTTGTCGTCGTTGCTTTGAttacttttttcttttaccTGTTCCCAGAAGCCCGATGAGCGAGgtctcatccatcatccctcaAAATGTCCAGCACCAAGGCCATGTTAAAGTCCGTCAATGACTTCATCAAACAGTCGAAATGGGACGATGCCAGAGAAGCCGCCAACGAGGTCCTCCAAAGGGACCCCAAAAACTACCATGCTCACAtctttttggcttttgcgctggacaagaagaacatgctcgaggatgccgagaaCACCTATCTTGCcgccaccaacatcaaaccaGGCGACACCCAGGCCTGGCAAGGCCTGATCAGGCTCTACCAAAAGCAGGGCAACAAAAAGCTAAAGCAGTACAAACATGCTGCCATCAAGCTTGGCGAAATCTTTCGGGACACCAATGAGATGTTCAAGTTTCAGGACGTTGTCGACAAGTTCGTCGACCATGCACGTACACAGGGCGAACGGCTGCAGTACGTCGATGCCTTGGACATCCAACTGCCAGGAAGCCCTCTGTACGAGGCCCTAGAAGGCCGTGTGCCTCACCCTGCCAAGACCTATGAGATTCAGGCCAAGATTGTCGagcccgaggagaagaagcggaTAAACACGCTTATTGGCGAGAGGCGCACCAGAATCGGAGCCCGCGTCAGCGAAGTGACTTTGGAGGTCAAGAGGGAAGTCTACCGCCAAAGCAAACTCGGCCACATCTACAGACAGCTCATCGACTGGACTGCCGATGACGAGCTCCGGCGCACATGCGAAGAAAAGTTGCTTCAGTATTGTTACGACCGGCTCTTGGCTTGGCCTCCTGGGGAGGAAAAGCAACAAGAGATGGAAGTTGTTCGGAAACTGGCAAACGACATGGTCATCATTAGACACCCATTCAAGTTTGCCTGGGACATTGCTCTCAACTGGCAGGACCacaaggagatcaaggaatGGGATGTCACCATTCTCAGACAATATTGCTCATTCTTCCCGGACAGTGACCTGAACAGAGTCATCATGGGGTTTCTTACTAGCGACATCTCGCCATTCCCCAAGGAAACACCAGCGCAAAATGATGTCACAGCGGATGGTGAGCCAGAGGACGAGagcgaggacgacgatgctGGAGGTGTGCCCACAACATATGTTCCTCTCACAGAGGAGGACCgactgttgatgatgacggagGGCATTAGCTCTGGTGATTCGTTGTTTGCGTACCGACTCATGGGCGAGTACTACCAACATCTCGAGGAGCACGAAAGCAACGTCGAGTTGATGCGTAAAGCAATCGACCTTCTCAAAACAGAGCGGACCAAGACAGGCCTGGCGTTCCGGAATACAGGAGATGCCTACTCTTTGTATCTCGGCACCGCACTTGTCTTTTACCAatctcctcgtcaccatcaagaagccaaGAGCTTGTTCGATGGTGTTTTGGCGCACGATCCCACATCCACCCCAGCCATGATTGGCGTGGGTCTGATTtatgaggaagaagaggagtaTGATGAAGCAGTTGGCTTTTTGGAACGTGCTCTGCTGGGCGACCCAACCAATCTCCGTGTCAAGACGGAGGCTGCCTGGGTCAAGGCTCTGAAAGGAGACTTTGCTGCCGCcaaggccgagctcgacgcCTGCATGCCACTGCTGACCGAGAAGGGGCAGAACAACAAGGAGTTGCTCTCGCAGACGAAATATCGTCTCGGTTATTGCATTTGGAACCTCGAAACATCCAGGTCTGCCAGGAAGAGCCGCAGCGGTGCCTACAATCACTTCCTGGAGTCCCTCAAGAGCAATCTCAACTACGCCCCGGCCTACACTATCCTCGGTATCTACTATGCAGACTatgccaaggacaagaagagagCTCGGAGATGTTTCCAGAAGGCAGTCGAGCTCTCTCCATCTGAAGTTTTGTCTGCAGAGAGACTTGCCAGGTCTTTTGCTGACGACGGCGACTGGGACCGTGTCGAGCTCGTTGCTCAGCGAGTTGTTGACTCGGGCAAGGTCAAGCCGCCGCCTGGATCCAAGCGCAAGGGTATCAGCTGGCCCTTTTCTGCTCTCGGCGTGGCCGAGCTCAACAAGCAGGATTACCACAAGGCCATTGTTTCTTTCCAGGCTGCCCTCAGAATATCACCAAATGACTACCACTCTTGGGTTGGTCTCGGCGAGAGCTACCATGGCTCAGGTCGGTATATCGCTGCTACCAAAGCTCTTCTGAATGcccagaagctggaggagtcACCCGATGTAGATATCACAGGACAAGAGACGTGGTTCACCAGATTCATCCTCGCCGAGGTCAAGCGTGAGCTTGGCGACTTTGATGACGCCATTGACTTGTACAAGCAGGTCTTGGAAGATAGACcggaggaagatggtgtcGCCATTTCGCTGATGCAAGCGATGGTGGACAATGCTCTCGTCAGTTTAGACAAGGGCTTTTTTGGCAAGTCTATCGACCATGCTGTGTCAGCGCTTCGGTTTGCGGTTGAGACTTCTGCGGCCATCAAGGACACTTTCAACTTTTGGAGAGCGATTGCCGATGCCtgctccctcttcaccagcgTCCAAGGCCGGTTGTCAGAGTTTCCCAGGGAGCTGGTGCAAGGGCTGCTCGGAAGCGACGAGGCTGCCCCCGAGTACCAGGTGCTGAAGGATATCGATGGAGTCGGCACCGCCGTTGTTAGCACCAACGGCATTTTCCATGACAATGAGAAGATGGGAATCGACTTGACCAGAGCTATGCATGCCACCATCCTGGCACACAAACGCGCCGTTCACCTGTCTGCCAACGACATTCATGCCCAGGCCGTGGCGTTCTACAACCTGGGATGGGCCGAGTACAGAGCTCATTCGTGTCTTCCAGCTCATCTGAGGAAGAAGGCTACGAGGTATCTCAAGGCTGCTATTTCTTGCTTCAAGCGGGCCATTGAGCTCGAGGCTGGCAACTCTGAGTTCTGGAACGCTCTCGGAGTGGTCACCAGCACTGTGAACCCATCCGTTTCGCAACACTCGTTTGTGCGCAGCCTCCACATAAACGAGAGAGGTGCTCACTCTTGGACCAATCTGGGTGTTCTTGCACTCCTTCAAGGCGACCTCCAGCTTGCCAACGAGGTCTTTACCAAGGCCCAATCTGCCGATCCCGACTTTGCCCATGCCTGGCTTGGTCAGGGTCTTGTCGCTCTGCTCCTGGGTGATCAGAAGGAGGCCCGCGGCCTGTTCATCCACTCGATGGACATTTCTGAAgcatcctccctcgccaccaGACGTCTGTATTCCGTCTCCATGTTTGACCACATCCTGTCATCCCCATCCGACCTTCCCATCACTTCCTTGGTCCAGCCCGTTCTCGCTCTTGGCCAAATTCAGGGCCTCAAACCTCAAGATCTGGCCTACGGTCACCTCTCTGCCTTGTTCCAAGAACGAACCCAAGAATACCAACGGGCCGCCCACAACCTCGAAAACATCTGCACCCAAGCCGAAGCAGAATACGAAGTCACCGAGTCCCCTCAAGCACTCAAGCACTTTTCCATTGCCAAAACCGACCTCGCCCGCGCTCTGTTGGCGCAAGGCCTCAACGTCGAAGCAATCGAAGCAGCTGAAATGGCCATTCAACTCTCCAGCGACGAGTCCGACAGCGAGCTCACGGCCGGGGAACGTAAGCGGGTGCGCCTCTCTGCGCATGTGTCTATGGGATTAGCGCAGTACCACCTCGACTACGTCGACGACGCCGTCAGCTCCTTTGAGCAGGCGATTCAAGAATCGGACGGCAACCCCGACGTTGCCTGTGTCCTGGCTCAGGTCCTTTGGGCAACCGGTAAGGATGACGCGCGTGAGAGGGCGAGAGATGTCCTGTTTGAAGTCATTGAGCAACACCCCAGCCACGTCCAGTCGGTCTGCTTGCTGGGCGTGATTGCGCTGTTGGATAAAGACGACGAGTCGCTTGAGGCTGTGGTGTCAGAGCTGCAGAATCTTCGGTcgggtgatgagggggtgtCTGCTGCGGAGCAGAGCCAGCTGGGCGAGGTTCTCAAGGCTGTGGCTGCGCtgggcgctggtggtggtggtggtgaggagggccAGGCGCAGGCGGATGTCATGTTCCATCCTTACTTGCCGCATGGGTGGGCGGAACTTGCTGGGCTGGAGGGGACggcgggggatggggagggggcggcggAGATGGCGTTGAGGGTTGCGATCAAGGGGGTTGCGCCGAGGGGGGATCTGCCggccgaggagctggccaGGGCTTATGCCGGGACGGGCAAGGTGATGGATGCGCAaacggcggtgatggtggcgccTTGGGAGGGAgcggggtggaggagtttgggggatGCCATCATTCGTTCTTAGGGGACtatgttgatgttggagcgATAAGTTTGCGG comes from the Podospora pseudocomata strain CBS 415.72m chromosome 5, whole genome shotgun sequence genome and includes:
- the SKI3 gene encoding Superkiller protein 3 (COG:A; EggNog:ENOG503NU3G; BUSCO:EOG09260779), producing the protein MVNLIKRHSINKHTKAMLKSVNDFIKQSKWDDAREAANEVLQRDPKNYHAHIFLAFALDKKNMLEDAENTYLAATNIKPGDTQAWQGLIRLYQKQGNKKLKQYKHAAIKLGEIFRDTNEMFKFQDVVDKFVDHARTQGERLQYVDALDIQLPGSPLYEALEGRVPHPAKTYEIQAKIVEPEEKKRINTLIGERRTRIGARVSEVTLEVKREVYRQSKLGHIYRQLIDWTADDELRRTCEEKLLQYCYDRLLAWPPGEEKQQEMEVVRKLANDMVIIRHPFKFAWDIALNWQDHKEIKEWDVTILRQYCSFFPDSDLNRVIMGFLTSDISPFPKETPAQNDVTADGEPEDESEDDDAGGVPTTYVPLTEEDRLLMMTEGISSGDSLFAYRLMGEYYQHLEEHESNVELMRKAIDLLKTERTKTGLAFRNTGDAYSLYLGTALVFYQSPRHHQEAKSLFDGVLAHDPTSTPAMIGVGLIYEEEEEYDEAVGFLERALLGDPTNLRVKTEAAWVKALKGDFAAAKAELDACMPLLTEKGQNNKELLSQTKYRLGYCIWNLETSRSARKSRSGAYNHFLESLKSNLNYAPAYTILGIYYADYAKDKKRARRCFQKAVELSPSEVLSAERLARSFADDGDWDRVELVAQRVVDSGKVKPPPGSKRKGISWPFSALGVAELNKQDYHKAIVSFQAALRISPNDYHSWVGLGESYHGSGRYIAATKALLNAQKLEESPDVDITGQETWFTRFILAEVKRELGDFDDAIDLYKQVLEDRPEEDGVAISLMQAMVDNALVSLDKGFFGKSIDHAVSALRFAVETSAAIKDTFNFWRAIADACSLFTSVQGRLSEFPRELVQGLLGSDEAAPEYQVLKDIDGVGTAVVSTNGIFHDNEKMGIDLTRAMHATILAHKRAVHLSANDIHAQAVAFYNLGWAEYRAHSCLPAHLRKKATRYLKAAISCFKRAIELEAGNSEFWNALGVVTSTVNPSVSQHSFVRSLHINERGAHSWTNLGVLALLQGDLQLANEVFTKAQSADPDFAHAWLGQGLVALLLGDQKEARGLFIHSMDISEASSLATRRLYSVSMFDHILSSPSDLPITSLVQPVLALGQIQGLKPQDLAYGHLSALFQERTQEYQRAAHNLENICTQAEAEYEVTESPQALKHFSIAKTDLARALLAQGLNVEAIEAAEMAIQLSSDESDSELTAGERKRVRLSAHVSMGLAQYHLDYVDDAVSSFEQAIQESDGNPDVACVLAQVLWATGKDDARERARDVLFEVIEQHPSHVQSVCLLGVIALLDKDDESLEAVVSELQNLRSGDEGVSAAEQSQLGEVLKAVAALGAGGGGGEEGQAQADVMFHPYLPHGWAELAGLEGTAGDGEGAAEMALRVAIKGVAPRGDLPAEELARAYAGTGKVMDAQTAVMVAPWEGAGWRSLGDAIIRS